One region of Flavobacterium sp. GSB-24 genomic DNA includes:
- a CDS encoding SprB repeat-containing protein, with the protein MEKLYYSFFIALLLFSSVHSQNVNDNRGNCETIQITNLRTYANRTNDRLFYYYSTDGMFWIPFDRTQEDYREGLIFRADQDIHSFIGIEDEITPYTGPLYIKGEYLTNVGSAPDPYDVVRRCQEANMNTPPNKPLPCPNGADVIGITSAFYYMIPCSPLLVGEPIKTNTYCSYGNDAEITFNFDRKLADNEHFLLNLSKKVTETSFQIIRDATVTANEFIDKKYTFSNLAPGEYLFRYQTFIGAQQNSDNERSFTINANPPLNFSIVNQQPLCHDENGQIQIEASGGTPPYFYKINSDPEVEFTTPITLAVAGSDYLIKVRDKNNCIDTNAND; encoded by the coding sequence ATGGAGAAACTTTACTATTCTTTTTTTATTGCTTTGTTACTCTTTTCAAGTGTTCATTCGCAAAATGTAAATGACAACAGAGGAAACTGTGAGACAATACAAATAACAAATTTGAGAACATATGCCAACAGAACAAATGACCGTTTGTTTTACTATTATAGTACTGATGGTATGTTTTGGATTCCTTTTGACAGAACTCAAGAAGATTATAGAGAGGGATTGATATTTAGAGCAGATCAGGACATTCATAGTTTTATAGGTATAGAAGACGAAATAACTCCTTATACAGGTCCATTATATATTAAAGGTGAATATTTAACAAATGTTGGTTCAGCACCTGATCCTTATGACGTCGTTAGAAGATGTCAGGAAGCCAATATGAATACTCCACCAAATAAACCGCTTCCTTGCCCTAACGGTGCTGATGTAATTGGAATAACGTCTGCTTTTTATTATATGATTCCATGTTCTCCACTTTTAGTCGGCGAACCCATAAAAACCAATACTTATTGCAGTTATGGTAATGATGCAGAAATCACATTCAATTTTGATCGAAAGTTGGCAGATAATGAGCATTTTTTGCTCAATCTTTCAAAAAAAGTGACAGAAACCTCTTTTCAGATTATTAGAGATGCTACAGTGACTGCAAATGAATTTATAGATAAAAAATATACTTTTTCTAATCTAGCACCAGGCGAGTATTTATTTAGATATCAAACTTTTATTGGTGCACAGCAAAACAGTGACAACGAAAGGTCTTTTACAATTAATGCTAATCCGCCGTTAAACTTTAGCATCGTAAACCAACAGCCTTTATGTCATGATGAAAATGGCCAGATTCAAATTGAAGCATCAGGAGGAACACCTCCCTATTTTTATAAAATAAATTCAGATCCCGAAGTCGAGTTTACAACACCAATAACTTTGGCAGTTGCAGGCAGTGACTACTTAATTAAAGTTAGAGATAAAAACAACTGTATTGATACAAATGCAAACGATTAA
- a CDS encoding T9SS type A sorting domain-containing protein, producing MKKILLFCLLLTSLFTYSQTGVKKVTIGNPPAIVIDGTPKDASGFEQYNGRIENFGISGGTLLNNADYIVSWKKDGSDFTPTNLNALLGGSYVVTVTDSKSCSTSRTFIVGRPDPLQVTLSGNTTIACSGGTGSLIASVSGGTAGYVYEWQKKGGTVQNPTYTTVSGQYTYNPSGLLTGTYRVVITDSATPANTVTSADIFLGENTKITVTNKNIVDVKCKGEFTGSVNLSITGGTGSYNVTWLDGATGPNRSGLKTGNYDFTITDTNVPTCSISGSAFVNEPSTKVSINPTIIQTQPSTPTAFDGKIKISGTGGTPGYTYAWYKGTTQINPDPDNDGEAVGLDNGTYHAVVTDANGCPITSADMVLNALAVTIDAHTDIKCYDESTGSITARAFGGLGSGYTYKWYKINNGVETNLSITTPQINAIPFGTYRVRVNEGQTPSAFIDYTLIQPNQPLQVTHTKAEPSCYGGNNGSIILTVSGGTVGSGYTYSWSNGSTAKDQTNLTAGTYSVTVKDANDCPQTISGIIIGQPDAITIPTPTITNVAINGQSTGAITLNPISGGTPNNGTYTYKWTYDKDNTFLKNTLNISGLKAGKYTLVVTDKNSCTATQTFTIAENPELIVTLNESKSIKCFGNTNGEITANVSGGVLNYTYNWYKNGNLIAGNTNIITSLGFGKYKLIVTDNVNAIKETAELDLKQPDLLTVSLTSKLPVLCYGNSTGAINITVAGGTSPYKYVWKKNTETNTYATTEDLTGLTSGSYNVLVTDDNGCTIPLNNIVITQPSASLTINDVQVKDLTGFETKNGIIEVNVTGGTAAYTYEWRVKGNTTIIGSAKLLNQLDAGTYVLTVIDQNSCSTSKEYTLIQPPRLDITGIQMTPNTQVKCYGDKTAELTATVIGGVPAYIYKWYNALAPTTILSTTKTVSNLGAGKYIVAVTDQENNILYGINEYTITQPNPLAITNTKTEVSCNGGNDGTINLTITGGSLDYNIIWDYDSANNNGKTNITGLPAGTYNVTISDKNAVNCSISKTIIITEPTDALAIASENVKNASGFGLSNGKITVQISGGTPAYSYKWFKNNVEIIGQTTAVLDNQLAGSYKLVVTDSKNCSIEKPYTIIEPLELKVNISIAKTIDCFGATGILKAKAAAGTGVPNAQGFYTYKWYKENGTLINTTLDAEAATGNIVTGKYYVSVIDSNNNQVTSPLFEIKQPTQIIVTTANKQDVTCYDGFDGVVEINVTGGTPDIVAGAPVYTYLWSNGSAAKNQYSLRKGTYSVSVYDGNLCVGTLSNIIIDQPQDFGFDLDKIVPTIPTAGNSDGALHIEIVGGVAPYRYVCKDSNGTIIKDVPNSTLKQIDFTNLASSIYTVSATDATGCTKSTEFDFNNNVLEISISQSAEITCNNGQNGSITAVVNGGFGIRTISWYKNGIKIPNESSALLNNLEIGTYYAIVKDFNKVEVTSKSIVITQPDAIVVTNTQKNVSCLGYNDGTITLTASGGSNIFQYRYKSQDSGYSNWVAFDNLTAVIPNLKANTYDIQVQDSKGCNYTSIVNVEITEPKQLVIIQNTVTPATGFGLSNGSISITVQGGTTAYNYKWFTSSNAQVTGTTSTVSNLAAGKYYAIVTDAKGCSVTSELYEISQPALLVVNITPVNAVLCNGDKNASLRANAAGGLAGYTYKWHAVPDTGVLGTNVTLGNLGIGTYYVEVTDTKNNVSKSDSFIINEPQKLDNTLSADYTLCGDGNDWTIAQTPVGGTKPYNYLWNTGATTEILKNVAPGTYSVTVTDFNGCSFTKSISFVAPAHLDASETIKMPTCYLGSDAKIVVTPIAGTAPYTYLWNTGEKTNTLSNASAGEYSIEITDFRGCKITRNYTVVDPPKDVIYLGEDVTLCYKQSLTINATIDDDKATYLWTSDKGFKSTNAMITVSEPANYTVVVTNKLGCQATDTINISSQESDISAEFAMSSQVFVNEKFIIVDISNPKADKIEWILPSEAVVTTNNGDYAEMSFAKAGEYDITINTEKGRCTANQTKTILVTEGEYVDPDETDLQKKFDLKIYPNPSNGVFTVDVTLDKVMPASIKVYNLNNNVVIASKSENGKDAYSFNFNLSGLSSGIYFVLFESQQGTKLRKLIIQ from the coding sequence ATGAAGAAAATTCTACTCTTTTGTTTACTATTAACGTCCTTATTTACTTATTCTCAAACGGGAGTAAAAAAAGTGACTATTGGTAATCCTCCAGCAATTGTTATCGACGGTACACCAAAAGATGCTTCAGGTTTTGAGCAATATAATGGTCGCATCGAAAATTTTGGTATATCTGGCGGAACATTACTAAATAATGCAGATTATATCGTATCATGGAAAAAGGATGGATCAGATTTTACTCCAACTAATTTAAATGCACTTTTGGGCGGAAGCTATGTTGTAACGGTTACAGATTCTAAAAGCTGTTCTACTTCCAGAACTTTTATCGTAGGTCGACCAGATCCACTACAAGTTACTCTTTCTGGCAATACCACTATTGCGTGCTCTGGCGGTACTGGGAGTTTAATTGCGTCTGTCTCAGGTGGGACTGCTGGTTACGTCTATGAGTGGCAGAAAAAAGGAGGAACTGTCCAAAATCCAACTTATACTACCGTATCTGGACAATATACTTATAATCCTTCAGGTCTGTTAACAGGTACCTATAGAGTGGTTATTACAGATAGTGCAACTCCTGCTAATACTGTTACATCAGCTGATATTTTCCTGGGAGAAAATACTAAAATAACAGTAACAAACAAAAACATTGTAGATGTAAAATGTAAAGGAGAATTTACTGGAAGTGTAAATTTATCTATTACAGGAGGAACAGGAAGCTATAATGTAACTTGGTTAGATGGTGCAACTGGCCCTAATAGAAGCGGCTTAAAAACGGGAAATTATGACTTTACTATCACCGATACAAATGTACCAACATGCTCTATATCAGGATCTGCTTTTGTAAATGAACCTAGTACAAAGGTATCAATTAATCCAACAATAATTCAGACACAACCCTCAACTCCTACTGCTTTTGACGGAAAAATCAAAATATCAGGAACTGGAGGAACTCCAGGCTATACTTATGCTTGGTATAAAGGAACCACACAAATTAATCCAGATCCTGACAATGATGGTGAAGCCGTTGGCCTTGACAATGGAACTTACCATGCTGTTGTAACAGATGCTAATGGCTGTCCGATCACAAGTGCAGACATGGTACTAAATGCATTAGCTGTAACAATTGATGCTCATACTGATATTAAATGTTACGATGAATCAACAGGAAGTATAACTGCAAGAGCTTTTGGTGGTCTTGGTTCTGGTTATACTTACAAATGGTATAAAATTAATAATGGTGTTGAGACTAATCTTTCAATAACAACACCTCAAATTAACGCTATTCCTTTTGGTACTTATAGAGTGAGAGTCAATGAAGGACAAACCCCTTCAGCGTTTATTGATTATACTCTTATACAGCCAAATCAGCCATTGCAAGTAACTCATACTAAAGCTGAACCAAGCTGTTATGGGGGAAATAACGGCAGCATAATCCTTACTGTTTCTGGCGGAACCGTGGGAAGCGGGTACACCTATTCTTGGAGCAACGGAAGTACTGCAAAAGATCAAACTAATCTAACTGCGGGAACTTATTCTGTAACTGTAAAAGATGCAAACGATTGCCCTCAAACGATAAGCGGAATTATTATCGGTCAGCCTGATGCTATTACCATTCCAACACCAACAATAACAAACGTTGCTATTAATGGACAAAGTACTGGTGCAATAACGCTTAATCCTATTAGCGGTGGAACTCCAAATAATGGAACTTACACATACAAATGGACATACGATAAAGACAATACATTTTTAAAAAATACACTAAATATTTCTGGCCTTAAAGCTGGAAAATATACTCTGGTGGTTACTGACAAGAATTCTTGTACTGCAACACAAACATTCACTATTGCAGAAAATCCTGAATTGATTGTGACTCTAAACGAATCTAAATCGATTAAATGTTTTGGAAATACGAACGGAGAAATAACAGCTAATGTAAGCGGAGGTGTTTTAAACTATACATATAATTGGTACAAAAACGGTAACTTAATTGCTGGAAATACCAATATTATTACAAGTTTAGGATTTGGAAAATACAAACTAATTGTTACTGATAATGTTAATGCTATTAAAGAAACAGCAGAACTCGATCTTAAACAGCCCGACCTGCTAACTGTTTCATTAACTTCAAAACTACCTGTTCTGTGCTATGGAAATAGTACAGGAGCAATTAATATTACAGTAGCTGGTGGAACTTCACCATATAAATATGTTTGGAAAAAAAATACAGAAACAAATACTTATGCGACAACAGAGGATTTAACAGGGCTTACATCAGGATCATACAATGTTTTAGTAACAGATGATAATGGATGTACAATTCCATTAAATAATATTGTAATTACTCAACCATCAGCGTCATTAACAATAAACGATGTTCAGGTAAAAGATTTAACTGGATTTGAAACTAAAAACGGAATCATAGAAGTTAATGTAACTGGCGGAACTGCTGCCTACACTTATGAGTGGAGAGTTAAAGGAAACACAACTATTATTGGTTCTGCAAAACTCCTAAATCAATTAGATGCCGGCACTTACGTTCTAACTGTTATTGACCAAAATAGTTGTTCAACAAGCAAAGAATATACATTAATACAGCCGCCAAGATTAGATATTACAGGAATTCAAATGACGCCAAATACGCAGGTAAAATGTTATGGCGACAAAACTGCCGAATTAACTGCAACCGTTATTGGAGGTGTTCCTGCTTATATTTATAAATGGTATAATGCTTTAGCTCCAACAACTATCTTATCAACCACAAAAACGGTTTCTAATTTAGGAGCAGGAAAATATATCGTTGCTGTTACAGATCAAGAAAACAACATCTTGTACGGAATTAACGAATACACTATTACACAGCCAAACCCTTTAGCTATAACCAATACAAAAACAGAGGTTTCTTGTAATGGCGGAAATGATGGAACAATTAATCTAACCATAACTGGAGGTTCTTTAGATTACAATATCATATGGGATTACGATTCAGCAAATAATAATGGAAAAACTAATATTACTGGCCTTCCCGCTGGAACTTACAACGTAACGATATCAGACAAAAATGCTGTAAACTGCTCAATTAGTAAAACTATTATTATTACAGAACCAACAGATGCATTAGCCATAGCAAGCGAGAATGTTAAAAATGCTTCTGGATTTGGCTTGAGCAACGGAAAAATCACCGTTCAAATTTCTGGCGGAACTCCTGCTTATTCTTATAAATGGTTTAAAAATAATGTAGAAATCATTGGTCAAACTACAGCTGTTTTAGACAATCAATTAGCTGGATCATACAAATTAGTGGTAACTGATAGTAAAAATTGTTCTATTGAAAAACCTTACACTATTATTGAACCATTAGAACTTAAAGTAAATATCTCAATCGCAAAAACTATTGATTGTTTTGGCGCAACAGGTATTTTAAAAGCAAAAGCTGCTGCAGGAACTGGTGTTCCCAACGCACAAGGATTTTATACTTACAAATGGTATAAAGAAAACGGTACTTTAATCAATACAACTTTAGATGCTGAAGCAGCAACAGGAAACATTGTAACAGGTAAATATTATGTGAGTGTTATAGATTCAAACAACAATCAAGTAACTTCTCCTCTATTTGAAATTAAGCAGCCAACTCAAATTATTGTTACAACAGCAAACAAACAAGATGTTACTTGTTATGACGGATTTGATGGAGTCGTAGAAATTAATGTTACCGGAGGAACTCCAGATATCGTTGCGGGAGCCCCTGTATATACTTATTTATGGAGTAACGGAAGCGCAGCAAAAAACCAATACAGCTTAAGAAAAGGCACTTATTCTGTTTCGGTTTATGACGGAAATTTATGTGTGGGAACTTTAAGCAATATTATAATTGATCAGCCGCAAGATTTCGGATTTGATTTAGACAAAATCGTACCAACTATTCCAACCGCTGGAAATAGTGACGGTGCACTGCATATCGAAATCGTAGGTGGAGTTGCTCCCTACAGATATGTATGCAAAGACAGCAACGGAACTATTATTAAAGATGTTCCAAATTCGACATTAAAACAAATTGATTTTACAAATCTTGCTTCAAGCATATATACAGTTTCTGCAACAGATGCAACTGGATGTACAAAATCAACAGAATTTGATTTTAACAATAATGTATTAGAAATCAGCATTAGTCAATCGGCAGAAATTACTTGTAACAATGGTCAGAATGGTTCTATAACTGCAGTGGTTAATGGCGGATTTGGTATAAGAACTATTTCTTGGTACAAGAACGGAATAAAAATTCCAAACGAATCTAGTGCACTATTAAACAATCTGGAAATTGGAACTTATTATGCAATTGTAAAAGATTTTAATAAAGTAGAAGTTACTAGTAAATCAATTGTAATTACACAGCCAGATGCTATAGTAGTAACAAATACACAAAAAAATGTGAGCTGTCTAGGTTACAATGATGGTACAATTACTCTTACTGCTTCAGGCGGAAGCAATATATTTCAATACCGTTACAAATCGCAAGATTCTGGATACAGTAATTGGGTAGCTTTTGATAATTTAACCGCAGTAATTCCTAATTTAAAAGCAAACACTTACGACATACAAGTACAAGACAGTAAAGGTTGTAATTACACTTCGATTGTAAATGTTGAAATTACAGAACCTAAACAACTTGTAATAATTCAAAACACAGTTACTCCTGCTACAGGTTTTGGACTTTCTAACGGAAGCATCAGCATCACTGTTCAAGGCGGAACAACTGCTTATAACTATAAATGGTTTACAAGTTCAAATGCTCAAGTAACTGGGACAACCTCAACAGTATCAAATCTAGCAGCAGGTAAATATTATGCAATTGTAACAGATGCTAAAGGATGTTCTGTAACTTCAGAACTTTACGAAATATCACAACCTGCATTATTAGTAGTAAATATTACGCCAGTAAATGCAGTTTTATGTAACGGAGATAAAAATGCAAGTCTTAGAGCAAACGCAGCTGGTGGTCTTGCTGGTTACACATATAAATGGCATGCTGTTCCAGATACAGGAGTTTTAGGAACAAATGTAACTTTAGGAAATCTAGGAATCGGAACGTATTATGTTGAGGTAACCGATACCAAAAACAACGTTTCTAAAAGTGATTCGTTTATCATTAATGAACCTCAAAAACTAGACAATACACTTTCTGCAGATTACACATTGTGTGGTGACGGAAATGATTGGACAATTGCTCAAACTCCAGTTGGCGGAACCAAACCATATAATTATTTATGGAATACTGGAGCAACAACAGAAATTCTAAAAAATGTTGCACCAGGAACTTATTCTGTAACAGTTACCGATTTTAACGGTTGCAGTTTTACTAAATCTATTTCGTTTGTTGCTCCAGCACATCTTGATGCTTCAGAAACCATCAAAATGCCAACATGTTACCTTGGTTCTGATGCGAAAATTGTCGTAACTCCAATTGCTGGTACTGCTCCATACACTTATTTATGGAATACAGGCGAAAAAACAAATACACTTAGCAATGCATCTGCGGGCGAATATTCGATAGAAATTACAGATTTCAGAGGTTGTAAAATCACAAGAAATTACACTGTTGTTGATCCTCCAAAAGATGTGATTTATCTTGGAGAAGATGTTACGCTCTGCTACAAACAAAGTCTGACAATCAATGCAACAATAGATGATGATAAAGCAACTTATCTGTGGACTTCTGATAAAGGTTTCAAAAGCACGAATGCAATGATTACTGTTTCTGAACCTGCAAATTATACTGTTGTGGTAACAAACAAATTAGGCTGTCAGGCAACAGATACCATTAATATTTCAAGTCAGGAATCTGATATTAGCGCTGAGTTTGCCATGTCTTCTCAAGTATTTGTAAATGAAAAATTCATTATCGTTGATATTAGTAATCCAAAAGCAGATAAAATCGAATGGATATTACCTTCAGAAGCAGTTGTAACTACCAATAACGGAGATTATGCCGAAATGAGTTTTGCAAAAGCAGGCGAATACGATATTACTATAAATACAGAAAAAGGAAGATGTACGGCTAATCAAACCAAAACAATTTTGGTTACAGAAGGAGAATATGTCGATCCAGATGAAACAGATTTACAGAAAAAATTCGACTTGAAAATTTATCCAAATCCTTCTAACGGAGTATTTACCGTAGATGTAACATTAGATAAAGTAATGCCGGCAAGCATAAAAGTGTATAACTTAAATAATAACGTAGTAATTGCTTCCAAAAGTGAAAATGGAAAAGATGCATATTCGTTCAATTTTAACTTAAGCGGACTTTCATCAGGGATTTACTTTGTATTGTTTGAATCGCAGCAAGGAACTAAGCTGAGAAAATTAATTATACAATAA